From Dietzia sp. ANT_WB102, a single genomic window includes:
- a CDS encoding alpha/beta hydrolase domain-containing protein, whose amino-acid sequence MQPVMTPMFTELSEGRIAPPMTARQGPDLASAGYTETEWAASGEAVSYSVGELPTDGRISLAQADSAPFATRVLVRRPGPERFSGVVLVEWLNVSGGQDAAPEYTYLADEILRSGHAWVGVSAQFIGVEGGDAAVGMGGQTGGLRAQRRQRYGDLHHPGDAYAYDIVTQVGRSCRGAWGDGPLAGLAPDTVIAIGESQSAIALTSYINGVHPLAGVFDGFLLHSRGGGALPFDDHGRAAGIATAVSSPTVLLRDDLDTPVMVVQAEGDLGGLLDSARSRQPDSDSIVTWEIAGQAHADAYQLGELAGLVDCGGAINSGQQVFVVRAALRHLLSWVAGGARPPAAPPVEIDDDGEVTTGDLGIGRGGVRTPAVEAPVERLVGAPYPQAAPFCMLLGRTEEVAEEQLRRRWSGRDEYLRAYEEATDRLIAEGFLLADDRDEILADARPERITW is encoded by the coding sequence ATGCAGCCAGTGATGACTCCGATGTTCACCGAACTCTCCGAGGGCCGGATCGCCCCGCCCATGACTGCCCGCCAGGGCCCTGACCTCGCATCGGCGGGGTACACGGAGACGGAGTGGGCCGCGTCCGGCGAGGCGGTGTCCTACTCGGTGGGCGAGCTGCCCACCGATGGTCGTATCTCGCTGGCCCAGGCGGACTCGGCGCCGTTCGCCACGCGCGTGCTGGTCCGGCGCCCCGGCCCTGAGCGGTTCAGCGGCGTGGTGCTGGTGGAGTGGCTCAACGTCAGTGGAGGCCAGGATGCGGCGCCGGAGTACACCTACCTCGCTGACGAGATCCTCCGGTCCGGCCACGCGTGGGTCGGTGTGTCGGCGCAGTTCATCGGCGTCGAGGGCGGCGACGCGGCCGTGGGGATGGGCGGCCAGACCGGCGGCCTGCGCGCGCAACGGCGTCAGCGCTACGGCGACCTGCACCATCCCGGCGACGCCTACGCCTACGACATCGTCACCCAGGTAGGCCGCTCGTGTCGCGGCGCCTGGGGGGACGGCCCGCTGGCCGGCCTCGCGCCGGATACGGTAATCGCGATCGGGGAGTCGCAGTCGGCCATCGCCCTGACCTCCTACATCAACGGAGTGCATCCGCTGGCGGGCGTATTCGACGGGTTCCTGCTGCACAGCCGCGGCGGCGGGGCGCTGCCGTTCGATGACCACGGCCGCGCGGCTGGCATCGCCACCGCCGTCTCTTCGCCCACCGTGCTCCTGCGCGACGACCTCGACACCCCCGTGATGGTCGTGCAGGCCGAGGGCGATCTCGGCGGACTGCTCGACTCGGCCCGTTCGCGTCAGCCCGATTCGGACTCCATCGTCACCTGGGAGATCGCCGGCCAGGCGCACGCCGACGCCTACCAGCTGGGCGAGCTCGCCGGGTTGGTCGACTGCGGCGGCGCCATCAACAGTGGCCAGCAGGTGTTCGTCGTCCGGGCCGCGCTGCGGCACCTGCTGTCGTGGGTGGCCGGCGGGGCGCGACCGCCTGCCGCACCGCCGGTCGAGATCGACGACGACGGCGAGGTGACCACCGGCGACTTGGGCATCGGCCGCGGTGGCGTGCGGACCCCGGCCGTGGAGGCACCCGTTGAGAGGTTGGTCGGCGCCCCGTATCCGCAGGCCGCGCCGTTCTGCATGCTTCTCGGTCGCACGGAGGAGGTGGCCGAGGAGCAGTTGCGCCGGCGGTGGTCGGGTCGCGACGAGTACCTGCGGGCCTATGAGGAGGCCACCGACAGGCTGATCGCCGAAGGCTTTCTGCTGGCCGACGACCGCGATGAGATCCTCGCCGATGCCCGCCCGGAGCGCATCACCTGGTGA
- a CDS encoding acyl-CoA dehydrogenase family protein yields the protein MSATRNHTTHEVLNQAPPRVDVNEYALNPALQEAVAVFSPHAQVERFHEIGRHVGSEQYQHDAELANTYTPVHRAHDRWGNRVDEVEFHPSYHRIMEYSVSHGLHTSAWADPGPGASVERAVGFMLVSQIEAGHGCPLSMTHAVVPSLRLSPGVAAEWEPALLSRVYDPDLRDPATKSGVLFGMAMTEKQGGSDVRANTTTAEPLMTGGSSGAGAHVLRGHKWFCSAPQSDAFLVLAQAPEGLSCFLVPRVLPGGERNPFLIQRLKDKLGNKSNASSEVEFDGTLGWLVGEPGRGVRTIIEMVGRTRLDCVLGAAAGMRQGVAEAAWHARHRAAFGAALVDQPAMAAVLADLQLESEAATWTAARLASAYDDEEFAPYRRLATAVAKYWVCKRGPNHAYESLECLGGNGYTEEFPLARRYREQPVLAVWEGSGNVIALDVLRAMAREPESVAAFDAELAAQMGGHDLYDRHVERVRGLIGRAAADSAAAPTIARRLVEAMALAQQGAVLLAHAPAPVAEAFCLARLGDDRSAEYGALPDGVNVDALVARA from the coding sequence ATGTCCGCCACGCGCAACCACACCACCCACGAGGTCCTCAACCAGGCGCCGCCCCGGGTGGACGTGAACGAGTACGCCCTGAATCCGGCGCTGCAGGAGGCCGTGGCGGTCTTCTCGCCGCACGCGCAGGTCGAGCGGTTCCACGAGATCGGCCGCCACGTGGGCTCCGAGCAGTACCAACACGACGCTGAGCTGGCCAACACCTACACACCGGTGCACCGCGCGCACGACCGGTGGGGGAACCGAGTCGACGAGGTCGAGTTCCACCCGTCCTACCACCGAATCATGGAGTACTCGGTCTCCCACGGCCTGCACACCTCGGCTTGGGCCGACCCGGGCCCGGGGGCGAGTGTCGAGCGGGCCGTGGGGTTCATGCTGGTCTCGCAGATCGAGGCCGGTCACGGATGCCCACTGTCCATGACCCACGCCGTGGTCCCGTCGTTGCGGCTGAGCCCCGGGGTGGCCGCCGAGTGGGAGCCCGCTCTGCTGTCCCGCGTCTACGACCCCGACCTGCGCGATCCCGCCACCAAGTCGGGCGTACTGTTCGGGATGGCGATGACCGAGAAGCAGGGCGGCTCGGACGTCCGCGCCAACACCACCACCGCAGAGCCGCTGATGACAGGCGGCTCCAGCGGCGCGGGGGCCCACGTCCTGCGCGGCCATAAGTGGTTCTGCTCCGCCCCTCAGTCGGACGCCTTCCTCGTGCTGGCCCAGGCCCCTGAGGGGCTGAGCTGCTTCCTCGTCCCCCGCGTCCTGCCCGGGGGCGAGCGCAACCCGTTCCTCATCCAGCGACTGAAGGACAAACTGGGCAACAAGTCCAACGCGTCCTCCGAGGTCGAGTTCGACGGCACCCTCGGCTGGCTGGTCGGCGAGCCCGGCCGCGGTGTGCGGACGATCATCGAGATGGTCGGCCGTACCCGGCTGGACTGTGTGCTCGGAGCGGCGGCGGGGATGCGCCAGGGCGTCGCCGAGGCGGCGTGGCACGCCCGACACCGGGCTGCATTCGGCGCCGCGCTGGTGGATCAGCCGGCGATGGCTGCGGTGTTGGCAGACCTGCAGTTGGAGTCGGAGGCGGCGACGTGGACGGCGGCGCGGCTAGCGTCGGCGTACGACGACGAGGAGTTCGCCCCCTATCGACGACTGGCCACCGCGGTCGCCAAATACTGGGTCTGTAAGCGCGGCCCGAATCACGCCTACGAGTCGCTCGAATGCCTGGGCGGTAACGGATACACCGAGGAGTTCCCGCTCGCTCGCCGTTACCGCGAGCAGCCGGTGCTGGCCGTATGGGAGGGCTCGGGCAACGTCATTGCCCTGGACGTGCTGCGGGCGATGGCCCGCGAACCGGAGTCGGTGGCAGCGTTCGACGCCGAGCTGGCTGCGCAAATGGGCGGCCACGACCTGTACGACCGGCACGTTGAGCGGGTCCGCGGTCTGATCGGCCGTGCCGCCGCGGATTCGGCGGCGGCTCCGACGATCGCCCGCCGGCTGGTCGAGGCGATGGCGTTGGCTCAGCAGGGCGCGGTGCTGCTCGCTCACGCCCCTGCGCCGGTCGCCGAGGCGTTCTGTCTGGCCCGGCTCGGCGATGACCGCTCGGCCGAGTACGGGGCCCTACCCGACGGCGTGAACGTCGACGCACTGGTCGCCCGTGCCTGA
- a CDS encoding cation-translocating P-type ATPase translates to MTTSESTAPTAGTTFVELQIEGMTCASCANRIERKLNKLDDVTAEVNYATEKARVRIPEGLQPQLLLDTVEQAGYHARLPRPRNTAPRTAAADGATAATGNAGNATDDTAAPDRVDELRQRVVISAILSIPVIAMAMIPPLQFTNWQWLSLTLAAPVIVWGAWPFHRAAAINLRHGAFTMDTLVSLGTSAAFLWSLYALFFGDAGMPGMTHGFEFSLSPSDGAGDIYLEAAAGVTTFILLGRYFEARSKRSAGAALRSLLELGAKDVAVLLGGVETRIPVEHLQVGDEFVVRPGEKIATDGDIVDGSSAIDTSMVTGESVPAEVGPGDAVVGGTVNASGRLIVRATRVGSDTQLAQMAQMVEDAQSGKAAAQRLADRISGVFVPVVLVLAVATFAFWMVAGGGAALAFTAAVAVLIIACPCALGLATPMALMVGTGRGAQLGILIKGPEVLESTRKVDTIVLDKTGTVTTGQHALVSTTVATGEDRAEVLRRAGAVEDASEHPIARAIAAGARERVGDLPAVVGFRNHEGLGVSGRIAAGDGLEGASAAGGVTGDDDDENLVVVGRPALLAEREMPLTEELQQAMDDASDSGQTAVAVGWGGRARGVVVVADQIKETSAEAIRRFRELGLTPILLTGDNAKVAASVAAQVGIDPGPETVIAEVMPADKVELVRRLQAEGRVVAMVGDGVNDAAALATADLGLAIGTGTDAAIEASDLTLVRGDLRSAADAIRLSRSTLGTIRGNLFWAFAYNVAALPLAAAGLLNPMIAGAAMAFSSAFVVANSLRLRRFRAVV, encoded by the coding sequence ATGACCACCAGTGAATCCACCGCGCCCACCGCTGGCACCACCTTCGTCGAGCTGCAGATCGAGGGCATGACGTGCGCCTCGTGCGCCAACCGGATCGAGCGCAAACTCAACAAACTCGACGACGTCACCGCCGAGGTCAACTACGCCACCGAGAAGGCGCGCGTCCGGATACCCGAGGGGCTACAGCCGCAGCTCCTGCTGGACACCGTCGAGCAGGCCGGCTACCACGCGCGGCTGCCGCGCCCCCGGAACACCGCACCCCGCACGGCCGCCGCCGACGGGGCCACGGCCGCCACGGGCAACGCAGGCAACGCCACCGACGACACTGCCGCGCCCGACCGGGTCGACGAACTGCGCCAGCGTGTCGTCATCTCGGCAATCCTGTCGATCCCCGTCATCGCCATGGCCATGATCCCGCCGCTGCAGTTCACCAACTGGCAGTGGCTGTCCCTGACCCTGGCCGCCCCGGTCATCGTGTGGGGCGCGTGGCCGTTCCACCGCGCCGCCGCGATCAACCTGCGCCACGGTGCGTTCACCATGGACACGCTCGTCTCCCTCGGCACGTCCGCGGCGTTCCTGTGGTCCCTGTACGCCCTGTTCTTCGGCGACGCCGGCATGCCCGGCATGACCCACGGCTTCGAGTTCTCCCTCTCGCCCAGCGACGGCGCCGGGGACATCTATCTCGAGGCCGCCGCGGGCGTGACCACGTTCATCCTGCTCGGCCGCTACTTCGAGGCACGGTCAAAGCGTTCGGCCGGCGCGGCGCTCAGGTCGCTGCTCGAGCTGGGCGCGAAGGACGTCGCCGTGCTCCTCGGCGGGGTGGAGACCCGGATCCCTGTGGAACATCTGCAGGTCGGCGACGAGTTCGTCGTCCGCCCCGGCGAGAAGATCGCGACCGACGGCGACATCGTCGACGGCTCCTCCGCGATCGACACCTCAATGGTCACCGGTGAGTCCGTGCCCGCCGAGGTCGGCCCGGGCGACGCCGTGGTCGGCGGCACCGTCAACGCCAGCGGGCGCCTGATCGTGCGCGCCACCCGCGTCGGCTCCGACACCCAGCTCGCGCAAATGGCACAGATGGTCGAGGATGCCCAGTCCGGCAAGGCCGCCGCGCAGCGTCTGGCCGACCGCATCTCCGGTGTGTTTGTTCCCGTCGTGTTGGTGTTGGCGGTGGCGACGTTCGCCTTCTGGATGGTCGCCGGCGGCGGTGCGGCCCTGGCGTTTACTGCGGCCGTGGCGGTGCTCATCATCGCCTGCCCGTGCGCGCTGGGGCTGGCCACGCCGATGGCCCTGATGGTCGGCACCGGCCGCGGTGCGCAGCTGGGCATCCTCATCAAGGGGCCGGAGGTCTTGGAGTCCACCCGCAAGGTCGACACCATCGTGCTGGATAAGACCGGCACCGTCACCACCGGCCAGCACGCGCTGGTCTCTACGACTGTCGCGACTGGTGAGGACCGCGCCGAGGTGCTGCGCCGCGCCGGCGCCGTGGAGGACGCCTCCGAGCACCCCATCGCCCGCGCCATCGCCGCCGGTGCGCGTGAGCGGGTCGGCGACCTGCCGGCGGTGGTGGGTTTCCGCAATCATGAGGGGCTGGGCGTATCCGGTCGGATCGCCGCAGGTGATGGCCTTGAGGGCGCCAGCGCCGCCGGTGGTGTCACGGGTGATGACGACGACGAAAACCTGGTCGTGGTGGGGCGCCCCGCACTCCTCGCTGAGCGGGAGATGCCTCTGACGGAGGAGCTACAGCAGGCCATGGACGACGCCTCGGACAGCGGTCAGACGGCGGTCGCGGTGGGCTGGGGCGGTAGGGCCCGCGGAGTTGTGGTGGTGGCCGATCAGATCAAGGAGACCTCCGCTGAGGCAATCCGACGCTTCCGGGAATTGGGACTGACTCCGATCCTGCTGACCGGCGACAACGCCAAGGTCGCCGCGTCCGTTGCGGCGCAGGTCGGCATCGATCCCGGCCCAGAGACGGTAATTGCCGAGGTCATGCCCGCCGACAAGGTCGAGTTGGTCCGCCGCCTGCAGGCCGAGGGGCGAGTGGTGGCGATGGTGGGCGACGGCGTCAACGACGCGGCCGCCCTGGCCACGGCCGACCTTGGCTTGGCGATCGGCACGGGCACCGACGCCGCGATCGAGGCCTCCGACCTCACCCTGGTCCGCGGTGATCTGCGGTCGGCGGCCGACGCGAT
- a CDS encoding alpha/beta fold hydrolase: MRASAFAAVIATAFAGGALAAPAAGAQGSSNDPAPAFYQPPAELPAMPGAFIKGESFPLVGAIPSISGAEFVTDAAGPISADAQRIMYTSIGSRGQGTAVTGTYVQPRAPWTGGGSRPLAVVAPGTQGQGDHCAPSKTMQNLANVRTDPPGVGIGYEIIQTYALLARGYAVAITDYEGLGTPGLHSYVHRESQAHAVLDLARAAAQAPGADIEPGARTVFIGYSQGGGAVAAAAELQSQYAPEVNLVGTVAGSPPADLLATLNQADGSAISGVIGYALNSMIDTYPEMGPLITPYFNDRGRAMLAATADQCMAETAVQFFRQRTSDFTVSGRSADDIVRSEPRLKEFLELQRIGRITPTTPVRILSPVNDDVVAGHQSQQLGRDWCAQGAAVDMVIDPLPPVAPGMVLNHAAPMLTGLEGNVQYLADRIAGAPAPNNCGTY, translated from the coding sequence ATGCGCGCATCCGCATTCGCCGCCGTCATCGCCACCGCATTCGCCGGAGGGGCTCTGGCGGCGCCCGCTGCGGGCGCACAGGGATCGTCCAACGACCCGGCGCCCGCGTTCTACCAGCCGCCGGCCGAACTCCCCGCGATGCCGGGAGCCTTCATCAAGGGTGAGTCATTCCCGCTGGTCGGGGCGATCCCCTCGATCTCGGGAGCGGAATTCGTGACAGACGCCGCCGGCCCGATCTCCGCTGACGCGCAGCGGATCATGTACACCTCGATAGGCTCACGCGGCCAGGGCACCGCCGTGACCGGCACCTACGTGCAGCCGCGCGCGCCGTGGACTGGCGGTGGCTCGCGCCCGCTGGCCGTGGTCGCGCCGGGTACGCAGGGACAGGGCGACCACTGCGCTCCGTCCAAGACGATGCAGAACCTGGCGAACGTCCGCACCGACCCGCCGGGCGTCGGCATCGGGTACGAGATCATCCAGACCTACGCACTACTCGCCCGCGGATACGCAGTCGCCATAACCGACTACGAGGGGCTAGGCACCCCGGGCCTGCACTCGTACGTCCACCGTGAGTCCCAGGCGCACGCCGTGCTCGACCTCGCGCGCGCCGCAGCCCAGGCGCCGGGCGCGGACATCGAGCCGGGTGCCCGCACGGTCTTCATCGGATACTCACAGGGCGGAGGTGCCGTGGCCGCGGCCGCGGAGCTCCAGTCCCAGTACGCGCCGGAGGTCAACCTGGTCGGCACGGTCGCCGGTTCACCACCAGCCGACCTGCTCGCCACACTCAATCAGGCCGACGGCTCGGCGATCTCAGGAGTGATCGGCTACGCCCTCAACAGCATGATCGACACGTACCCGGAGATGGGACCGCTGATCACGCCGTACTTCAACGACCGGGGGCGCGCCATGCTCGCCGCCACCGCCGACCAGTGCATGGCAGAGACCGCGGTCCAGTTCTTTCGGCAGCGCACTTCCGACTTCACGGTCTCGGGCCGGTCGGCCGACGACATCGTGCGCTCCGAGCCGCGGCTCAAGGAATTCCTCGAACTCCAGCGGATCGGCCGGATCACGCCCACAACACCGGTGCGAATCCTCTCCCCGGTGAACGACGACGTCGTCGCCGGACACCAGTCACAGCAGCTGGGCCGCGACTGGTGCGCGCAGGGGGCCGCCGTCGACATGGTCATCGACCCGCTACCGCCGGTGGCGCCCGGCATGGTGCTCAACCATGCCGCACCCATGCTCACGGGACTTGAGGGCAACGTGCAATACCTCGCCGACCGGATCGCAGGCGCCCCAGCGCCCAACAACTGCGGGACCTACTGA
- a CDS encoding MFS transporter, which translates to MTAPGRRPAPRWFVTALVYAAMTSSIVSSLGMLLVPSVATEFAIPVSTAQWMLTANLLVGAVATPIMGRLADGPHTRKLLLTSLSVIFLGSVVATIAPNFTVFLIGRGLQGLLYGTVPITIALARRHLPFTAAQPTISTLSVTVSVGMGLGYPLTGILAAAFDLRAAFGFAALFVATAALGVWRYIPAGPDPLAPRTPFDVTGALLLGGGLTALLLWISEAQTWGWGSATAFVVLVVALNTLLLWVVHSIRTRHPLVNLRVVRRPEVLLANATAIGLGTAMYIGLSIASLVAQAPTETGFGLAVPLMWAGFMMAPLSAGSFAANRTVRALSRRFDMAVFLPAGAAVMTVASILLWLRHSDFWTLAIGMLLFGAGIGSGYAAMPALIARSVAVDQLGSAVSFNQVLRTVGGAVGAALSGAVLAAHPSGSTNSTGEGITMAFGVGVICCSAVMLALVVHTVLGRRRRALQ; encoded by the coding sequence GTGACCGCCCCCGGCCGCCGACCCGCGCCCCGCTGGTTCGTCACGGCCCTCGTCTACGCCGCCATGACCAGCTCTATCGTCAGCTCCCTCGGCATGCTGCTGGTGCCGTCGGTGGCCACGGAGTTCGCCATCCCCGTCAGTACGGCGCAGTGGATGCTCACTGCCAACCTGCTCGTCGGGGCGGTCGCCACCCCGATCATGGGCCGCCTCGCCGATGGTCCGCACACGCGAAAACTACTCCTGACCAGTCTGAGCGTGATCTTTCTCGGCTCCGTCGTCGCCACGATCGCGCCGAATTTCACCGTCTTCCTCATCGGTCGCGGGTTGCAGGGACTTCTCTACGGCACGGTGCCCATCACCATCGCCCTCGCCCGCCGGCACCTGCCCTTCACCGCCGCCCAACCCACCATCTCGACGCTGTCGGTCACGGTTTCCGTGGGCATGGGTCTGGGTTACCCGCTCACCGGCATCCTCGCCGCCGCCTTCGATCTGCGGGCCGCGTTCGGCTTCGCCGCCCTGTTCGTGGCCACCGCCGCGCTCGGAGTCTGGCGATACATCCCCGCCGGTCCCGACCCCCTCGCACCCCGCACCCCGTTCGACGTCACCGGGGCACTGCTGCTGGGTGGCGGGCTGACCGCGCTGCTGCTGTGGATCTCCGAGGCGCAGACCTGGGGCTGGGGGTCGGCCACAGCATTCGTCGTCCTCGTGGTCGCGCTGAATACCCTGCTCCTGTGGGTCGTGCACAGCATTCGCACCCGCCACCCCCTAGTGAACCTGCGCGTGGTCCGCCGACCCGAGGTCCTGCTGGCCAACGCCACCGCGATCGGCCTCGGTACCGCCATGTACATCGGCCTGTCCATCGCGAGTCTGGTGGCGCAGGCGCCCACCGAGACAGGTTTCGGACTGGCGGTGCCGCTCATGTGGGCGGGGTTCATGATGGCGCCGCTCTCGGCGGGCAGCTTCGCCGCCAACCGGACCGTCCGCGCACTGTCACGCCGGTTCGACATGGCGGTGTTCCTCCCCGCGGGCGCGGCCGTGATGACGGTAGCGTCGATATTGCTCTGGCTGCGGCACAGTGACTTCTGGACGTTGGCCATCGGGATGCTCCTCTTCGGCGCCGGGATCGGATCCGGATACGCCGCGATGCCCGCGCTCATCGCCCGCAGTGTCGCGGTGGACCAACTCGGCAGCGCGGTGAGTTTCAACCAGGTCCTGCGCACGGTCGGCGGGGCGGTGGGCGCGGCATTGTCCGGAGCGGTCCTCGCCGCCCACCCGTCCGGCTCGACCAACTCGACCGGCGAGGGCATCACCATGGCGTTCGGGGTGGGCGTCATCTGCTGCTCGGCGGTGATGCTCGCGTTAGTGGTGCACACCGTCCTGGGTCGACGACGACGAGCACTCCAGTAG
- a CDS encoding MarR family winged helix-turn-helix transcriptional regulator gives MTDHADPPTKDPVDPASAVSAGPMSLAADLREALRPLWRQFNARRTLSLGKTGILAHLDRRGAMTATDLAGLERISHQAVANAVRELQELGLVSRSPDPADGRRTLVSLTDAGRERLRAELSAGQDWLTRAVADHLDDADRATLAAALPLLRRLDAGITGRGTGAGQ, from the coding sequence GTGACGGACCACGCCGACCCACCCACGAAGGATCCCGTCGACCCTGCCTCGGCCGTTTCCGCCGGCCCGATGAGCCTCGCGGCCGACCTCCGAGAGGCACTGCGCCCGCTGTGGCGCCAGTTCAACGCTCGCCGGACGCTGTCGCTCGGCAAGACCGGGATCCTGGCGCACCTGGACCGCCGCGGCGCTATGACCGCGACCGACCTGGCTGGCCTCGAGCGGATCAGCCACCAGGCGGTGGCCAACGCCGTCCGCGAACTGCAGGAGCTGGGACTGGTCTCCCGCAGTCCCGACCCGGCGGACGGTCGGCGGACACTCGTGTCCCTCACCGACGCCGGCCGGGAGCGGCTGCGCGCCGAACTCAGCGCCGGCCAGGACTGGCTCACCCGGGCGGTCGCCGACCATCTCGACGACGCCGACCGCGCGACGTTGGCCGCGGCCCTCCCGCTGCTGCGCCGCCTGGACGCCGGAATCACCGGGCGCGGAACCGGGGCCGGGCAGTGA
- a CDS encoding metal-sensitive transcriptional regulator: MAEHGYTPHKEDHLKRLRRIEGQARGLQRMVEEDKYCIDILTQISAMTRALQSVSLILLEEHLGHCVAGAIEHGGPEAEAKLAEANAAIARLVKS; the protein is encoded by the coding sequence ATGGCCGAGCACGGATACACCCCGCACAAGGAAGACCATCTCAAACGACTGCGCCGAATCGAAGGCCAGGCGCGGGGCCTGCAGCGGATGGTCGAGGAGGACAAGTACTGCATCGATATCCTCACCCAAATCTCCGCCATGACCCGCGCCCTGCAATCCGTCTCATTGATCCTCCTCGAGGAGCACCTCGGCCACTGCGTCGCCGGCGCGATCGAGCACGGCGGACCCGAGGCTGAGGCCAAGCTCGCCGAGGCCAACGCCGCCATCGCCCGCCTGGTCAAGTCCTGA
- a CDS encoding heavy-metal-associated domain-containing protein: MSATATYTVSGMTCGHCVASVKEEVSEISGVTEVEVDLESGRLVVVSSDPVDPATVRAAVDEAGYTVTSEA; encoded by the coding sequence ATGTCCGCTACTGCCACCTACACCGTCTCCGGCATGACCTGCGGCCACTGCGTCGCCTCCGTGAAGGAGGAGGTCTCGGAGATCTCGGGAGTCACCGAAGTCGAGGTCGACCTGGAGTCGGGTCGCCTCGTCGTCGTCTCCTCCGACCCGGTCGATCCCGCGACGGTCCGCGCCGCTGTGGACGAGGCCGGGTACACCGTCACATCCGAAGCGTGA
- a CDS encoding lysoplasmalogenase family protein yields the protein MRPLSWIPVSIVTVVHLVALMTDATTAAASTQVLLMPALALVLLVLPRADRGPAWPWALGALAGSWVGDSLPKVVPEDARFLAMVAGFAVAQVLWIVAFTRVERGRAPMAWTLLLVVVAVALLAVTVPEAGALAPAVVGYGLLLLAVAWLAASHGWVGGLGGALFVLSDGLIALDAFRPDLVDWPERDLVVMATYVSAQALFVVIILLARAPDRPAGGSSLRRGRDRLTR from the coding sequence ATGCGCCCGCTGAGCTGGATCCCCGTGTCGATCGTCACCGTGGTCCACCTGGTCGCGCTGATGACCGACGCGACGACCGCGGCCGCATCGACGCAGGTCCTGCTCATGCCCGCCCTCGCCCTGGTGTTGCTGGTTCTGCCACGCGCGGACCGCGGCCCCGCCTGGCCGTGGGCCTTGGGTGCGCTCGCCGGGAGCTGGGTCGGCGACTCGCTACCAAAGGTCGTGCCGGAGGATGCCCGGTTCCTGGCGATGGTCGCCGGCTTCGCCGTAGCGCAGGTCTTGTGGATTGTGGCGTTCACTCGCGTGGAGCGGGGCCGAGCACCGATGGCGTGGACCCTCTTGCTCGTCGTGGTCGCGGTCGCGCTGCTGGCGGTGACGGTGCCAGAGGCGGGGGCGCTCGCTCCAGCCGTCGTAGGTTACGGCCTGCTCCTGCTCGCAGTCGCGTGGCTCGCCGCCAGCCACGGCTGGGTCGGCGGGCTCGGCGGGGCACTTTTCGTGCTTTCCGACGGACTGATCGCCCTGGACGCCTTCCGGCCCGACCTCGTGGACTGGCCCGAGCGCGATCTAGTCGTGATGGCTACCTACGTCTCCGCGCAGGCGCTGTTCGTGGTGATCATCCTGCTCGCCAGGGCCCCGGACCGCCCAGCCGGGGGCTCATCGCTTCGCCGCGGGCGTGATCGTCTCACCAGGTGA
- a CDS encoding acyl-CoA thioesterase II, translating to MTSQDAPTHVFDEAVALEPIGENLVRGRTHGAWANMVGPFGGITAATMLGAILQHPDRHGDPLALTLNYAGPVAEGEFEIEARPARTNRSNQHWWVEMRQGGEVVTTATAITGMRRETWSETETAPPAVSAPEEITAAASDRGVRWVDNYDMRFVTGGWDAVDSGEPQPESTTTMWIRNAPTRELDYLALTALCDSFFPRAFLRLGRPVPAGTVTLTIHFLATADEIAAQGTDFLLGSIHSHRFHGNYHDEAARLWSRDGILLATGTQMMYFKP from the coding sequence ATGACGAGTCAGGACGCACCCACCCACGTGTTCGACGAGGCCGTTGCGTTGGAGCCGATCGGCGAGAACCTGGTCCGCGGCCGCACCCACGGGGCGTGGGCCAACATGGTCGGTCCGTTCGGCGGCATCACTGCGGCCACCATGCTGGGCGCGATCCTGCAGCACCCCGACAGGCACGGCGATCCGCTCGCGCTGACCCTCAACTACGCCGGGCCTGTCGCCGAGGGGGAGTTCGAGATCGAGGCCCGCCCCGCTCGCACCAACCGCTCCAACCAGCACTGGTGGGTGGAGATGCGCCAGGGCGGCGAGGTCGTCACCACCGCCACCGCGATCACCGGCATGCGCCGCGAGACGTGGTCGGAGACCGAGACCGCCCCGCCGGCCGTCTCCGCGCCGGAGGAAATCACCGCCGCGGCGTCGGACCGCGGGGTGCGGTGGGTGGACAACTACGACATGCGGTTCGTCACCGGCGGGTGGGACGCCGTGGACTCCGGTGAACCCCAACCGGAGTCGACGACGACGATGTGGATCCGCAACGCCCCGACCCGCGAACTCGACTATCTCGCACTCACAGCCCTGTGCGATTCGTTCTTCCCCCGCGCGTTCCTGCGGCTCGGTCGGCCAGTCCCGGCGGGGACGGTGACGTTGACCATCCACTTCCTGGCCACCGCTGACGAGATTGCCGCCCAGGGCACCGACTTCCTGCTCGGCAGCATCCACTCGCATCGGTTCCACGGCAACTACCACGACGAGGCCGCCCGCCTGTGGAGCCGCGACGGCATCCTGCTCGCCACCGGCACGCAGATGATGTACTTCAAACCCTGA